The following are from one region of the Takifugu rubripes chromosome 16, fTakRub1.2, whole genome shotgun sequence genome:
- the tmem121ab gene encoding transmembrane protein 121Ab isoform X1: MVLPPPDKRHVCLTTIVIMTSMAFMDAYLVEQNQGPRKIGVCIIVLVGDVCFLIVLRYVAVWVGAEVRTARRGYAMILWFLYIFVLEIKLYFVFQNCKADRKSLETVARKALTLLLSVCVPGLYLVLVALDSMEYVRTFRKKEDMRSRLFWVALDLLDLLDIQANLWEPQRTGLPIWAEGLMFFYCYILLLILPCVSLSEITMQGEHMTPQKMMLYPVLSLVTINVVTILIRGVNMVLFQDSRVSTIFVGKNVVAIATKASTFLEYRKQVKEFPHPQNAMAMELQQNSVGHAQPNATTLPHEPSPAQDAIDT; encoded by the coding sequence ATGGTGTTGCCACCCCCTGACAAACGCCACGTGTGCCTGACCACCATCGTCATTATGACCAGCATGGCCTTCATGGACGCCTACCTGGTGGAGCAGAACCAGGGTCCCAGAAAGATCGGTGTGTGCATTATCGTGCTGGTAGGTGACGTCTGTTTCCTCATAGTGCTGCGATACGTGGCGGTATGGGTCGGCGCCGAGGTGCGCACTGCACGAAGAGGTTACGCCATGATCCTCTggtttttgtacatttttgttCTGGAGATCAAGCTCTACTTTGTTTTCCAGAACTGCAAGGCAGACCGGAAGAGTTTGGAGACAGTAGCTCGGAAGGCTTTGACGTTATTATTATCCGTATGTGTGCCGGGCTTGTATCTGGTCCTGGTTGCTCTGGATAGTATGGAATATGTAAGAACTTTCCGGAAGAAGGAGGACATGAGGAGCCGTCTGTTCTGGGTGGCTCTGGatctcctggacctgctggacatcCAGGCCAACCTCTGGGAGCCCCAGCGGACCGGCCTGCCCATCTGGGCCGAAGGCCTGATGTTCTTCTACTGCTAcatcctgctgctcatcctGCCGTGCGTGTCGCTCAGCGAGATCACCATGCAGGGCGAGCACATGACGCCCCAGAAGATGATGCTCTACCCCGTCCTGAGCCTGGTCACCATCAACGTGGTCACCATCCTCATACGGGGGGTCAACATGGTGCTGTTCCAGGACAGCCGCGTCTCCACCATTTTCGTAGGCAAGAACGTGGTGGCCATAGCCACAAAGGCCTCTACTTTCCTGGAGTACCGCAAGCAGGTCAAGGAGTTCCCGCACCCGCAGAACGCCATGGcgatggagctgcagcagaactccgTTGGCCACGCGCAGCCCAACGCCACCACCCTGCCGCACGAACCTTCACCGGCCCAGGACGCCATCGACACATGA
- the tmem121ab gene encoding transmembrane protein 121Ab isoform X2 has protein sequence MVLPPPDKRHVCLTTIVIMTSMAFMDAYLVEQNQGPRKIGVCIIVLNCKADRKSLETVARKALTLLLSVCVPGLYLVLVALDSMEYVRTFRKKEDMRSRLFWVALDLLDLLDIQANLWEPQRTGLPIWAEGLMFFYCYILLLILPCVSLSEITMQGEHMTPQKMMLYPVLSLVTINVVTILIRGVNMVLFQDSRVSTIFVGKNVVAIATKASTFLEYRKQVKEFPHPQNAMAMELQQNSVGHAQPNATTLPHEPSPAQDAIDT, from the exons ATGGTGTTGCCACCCCCTGACAAACGCCACGTGTGCCTGACCACCATCGTCATTATGACCAGCATGGCCTTCATGGACGCCTACCTGGTGGAGCAGAACCAGGGTCCCAGAAAGATCGGTGTGTGCATTATCGTGCTG AACTGCAAGGCAGACCGGAAGAGTTTGGAGACAGTAGCTCGGAAGGCTTTGACGTTATTATTATCCGTATGTGTGCCGGGCTTGTATCTGGTCCTGGTTGCTCTGGATAGTATGGAATATGTAAGAACTTTCCGGAAGAAGGAGGACATGAGGAGCCGTCTGTTCTGGGTGGCTCTGGatctcctggacctgctggacatcCAGGCCAACCTCTGGGAGCCCCAGCGGACCGGCCTGCCCATCTGGGCCGAAGGCCTGATGTTCTTCTACTGCTAcatcctgctgctcatcctGCCGTGCGTGTCGCTCAGCGAGATCACCATGCAGGGCGAGCACATGACGCCCCAGAAGATGATGCTCTACCCCGTCCTGAGCCTGGTCACCATCAACGTGGTCACCATCCTCATACGGGGGGTCAACATGGTGCTGTTCCAGGACAGCCGCGTCTCCACCATTTTCGTAGGCAAGAACGTGGTGGCCATAGCCACAAAGGCCTCTACTTTCCTGGAGTACCGCAAGCAGGTCAAGGAGTTCCCGCACCCGCAGAACGCCATGGcgatggagctgcagcagaactccgTTGGCCACGCGCAGCCCAACGCCACCACCCTGCCGCACGAACCTTCACCGGCCCAGGACGCCATCGACACATGA